Proteins encoded by one window of Bacillota bacterium LX-D:
- a CDS encoding heavy metal translocating P-type ATPase: protein MAKIAKELLLDGLGCANCAAKIEEQVGKLPGVTMSSVNFAARTLVIESEGAEEIDQIVFQARAIVKRIEPEVNVVEGKQDEVQGEEKNKSEAIRLIAGAILFLTAFIFKFPFWVEFGLYLISYALVGAEVLWRAGKNIAKGQVFDENFLMAVATIGAFAIKEFPEGVAVMLFYQIGEFFQDLAVNRSRKSIAALMDIRPDYANLKVGSEIKQVAPEAIAVGDLIIVKPGERVPLDGEVVEGESLVDTSALTGESIPREVAVDSEVLAGFINKRGLLTVKVTKLYKESTVAKILDLVQNAGHRKAKTENFITKFARVYTPIVVFSALGVAVLPPLILPGAAFADWIYRALVFLVISCPCALVISIPLGFFGGIGGASKNGILIKGGNFLEALNEADTIVFDKTGTLTQGVFEVVEIQAQAPFSQEEVLKYASLAEAYSSHPIAVSIKKAYGKDLVGVEIEGYTEFSGRGIKVRSGNKEILAGNAKLMEEETIDYVPAETSGTVVYVAVDRQYAGSLVIADQIKKDSRQALKQLKALGIKKLIMLTGDAKAIGEKVGQELGLDEVHAELLPDQKVEKLEEITSGETGGKIVFVGDGINDAPVLARADIGVAMGGLGSDAAIEAADIVLMTDEPLKLAGAIKIARKTRAIVWQNIVFSLGVKIVVLLLGAGGLATLWEAVFADVGVALIAVLNAMRALRIKQI, encoded by the coding sequence ATGGCCAAAATTGCTAAAGAACTGCTGCTGGACGGACTAGGCTGTGCTAATTGCGCCGCCAAAATAGAAGAACAAGTAGGGAAACTTCCAGGTGTAACTATGTCTTCCGTAAATTTTGCAGCCCGAACCTTGGTAATTGAATCGGAAGGCGCTGAGGAAATAGATCAAATAGTGTTTCAGGCCAGAGCTATTGTAAAAAGGATAGAGCCAGAAGTTAATGTAGTAGAGGGGAAGCAAGATGAAGTCCAAGGAGAGGAAAAGAATAAATCTGAAGCAATAAGGCTAATAGCTGGTGCCATCCTCTTTCTAACGGCTTTTATTTTTAAATTTCCCTTTTGGGTGGAATTTGGCTTATATCTAATCAGCTATGCTCTAGTGGGAGCGGAGGTTTTGTGGAGAGCTGGTAAAAATATAGCCAAAGGGCAAGTCTTTGACGAAAACTTTTTAATGGCTGTGGCTACTATTGGTGCTTTTGCCATTAAAGAGTTTCCTGAAGGTGTAGCTGTTATGCTCTTTTACCAAATAGGTGAGTTCTTTCAGGATTTAGCAGTCAATCGTTCGAGAAAATCAATTGCTGCTTTAATGGATATTCGACCCGATTATGCTAATCTAAAAGTAGGCAGTGAAATTAAGCAGGTTGCACCTGAAGCAATAGCAGTAGGAGATTTGATTATTGTTAAACCGGGGGAAAGGGTGCCCTTAGACGGAGAAGTTGTTGAAGGAGAATCTCTCGTAGATACTTCAGCTTTAACCGGGGAATCAATACCTCGGGAAGTAGCAGTAGATAGTGAAGTGTTGGCTGGGTTTATTAACAAAAGGGGCCTATTAACTGTAAAAGTAACTAAATTATATAAAGAATCAACTGTAGCCAAGATTTTAGATTTAGTGCAAAATGCAGGTCATAGAAAAGCTAAAACTGAAAACTTTATAACTAAATTTGCCCGGGTATACACACCTATAGTAGTTTTTTCCGCTTTAGGAGTAGCAGTTTTACCTCCCCTAATTCTACCAGGGGCTGCTTTTGCCGATTGGATTTACCGTGCTTTAGTCTTTTTAGTTATTTCCTGCCCTTGTGCTTTAGTTATTTCAATACCTCTAGGATTTTTTGGCGGTATTGGGGGAGCCTCGAAAAACGGCATTTTAATCAAAGGAGGCAATTTTTTAGAGGCTTTAAATGAAGCTGATACAATAGTTTTTGACAAAACGGGAACATTGACGCAAGGAGTATTTGAAGTTGTAGAGATTCAGGCCCAAGCTCCTTTTAGCCAAGAAGAAGTTTTAAAATATGCCTCTTTAGCAGAAGCATATTCTAGCCATCCCATTGCTGTTTCCATTAAAAAAGCCTATGGAAAAGATCTGGTTGGAGTTGAAATTGAAGGCTACACGGAATTTTCCGGCCGGGGCATTAAAGTTAGATCCGGAAACAAAGAGATTTTAGCGGGTAATGCTAAATTAATGGAGGAAGAAACAATAGATTACGTCCCGGCAGAAACTAGTGGGACTGTAGTCTACGTTGCTGTAGATCGGCAATATGCTGGTTCCTTAGTTATTGCCGACCAAATTAAAAAAGATAGCCGCCAGGCCCTAAAGCAACTAAAAGCTTTAGGAATAAAAAAATTAATTATGCTAACTGGGGATGCCAAAGCCATTGGGGAAAAAGTAGGTCAGGAGTTAGGCTTAGATGAAGTTCATGCAGAACTGTTACCTGACCAGAAAGTGGAAAAGTTAGAGGAAATAACATCCGGGGAAACTGGAGGTAAAATCGTTTTTGTTGGCGATGGAATTAATGATGCCCCTGTCCTGGCCAGGGCAGACATTGGAGTTGCCATGGGAGGTTTAGGTTCTGATGCGGCTATTGAAGCTGCCGATATAGTTTTGATGACAGACGAACCTTTAAAATTAGCCGGTGCTATAAAAATTGCCCGGAAAACTAGGGCCATTGTCTGGCAAAACATTGTCTTTTCCTTAGGTGTAAAAATAGTAGTACTGCTTTTAGGAGCCGGAGGCTTAGCGACTTTATGGGAAGCAGTCTTTGCAGATGTAGGAGTAGCACTGATTGCTGTTTTAAATGCTATGCGGGCTTTACGGATTAAGCAGATATAA
- a CDS encoding YitT family protein: protein MWLKIRDYAGIAIGSLITALGLVLFLVPNKIADGGFTGLATIFYYLFHFKVGYSLFLLNVPIFLLSLKELGLRTGIKTIFGISALSIFVELFSALLTPPTHNLILATVYGGVISGLGLGIVFRFGGTTGGTDLAARLINKYLKLSIGKSLLAIDAVVITLAAIVFNVELGLYGFLVIFLSAKVIDLLQEGEEYFKAALIVSEKRGEIGRAIMHDLGRGVTYLQGIGGYTGEQKGMLMVVFSRNEQPNIIQIVSGTDPKAFVIVANVHEALGEGFKSFS from the coding sequence ATGTGGCTAAAAATTCGTGATTATGCGGGAATTGCCATAGGTTCTTTAATTACCGCCTTAGGCTTAGTCCTGTTTTTAGTGCCCAATAAAATTGCCGATGGTGGTTTTACAGGGTTGGCGACGATTTTTTATTACTTATTTCACTTTAAAGTTGGCTATTCTTTGTTCCTGTTAAATGTACCTATTTTTCTTTTAAGTCTGAAAGAATTAGGACTGCGCACAGGTATTAAAACTATTTTTGGGATTAGTGCTCTTTCAATTTTTGTAGAATTGTTTTCAGCACTTTTAACTCCTCCAACTCATAATTTAATTTTAGCTACTGTTTATGGAGGAGTTATTTCCGGACTGGGGTTAGGTATTGTTTTCAGGTTTGGAGGTACTACGGGAGGAACAGATTTGGCTGCCCGGCTAATTAATAAGTACTTAAAATTAAGCATCGGGAAAAGCTTACTGGCTATAGATGCAGTAGTTATTACTTTGGCAGCTATTGTTTTTAACGTAGAATTAGGTTTATACGGTTTCTTGGTAATTTTTCTTAGCGCTAAAGTTATTGATTTGCTGCAAGAAGGTGAAGAATACTTTAAAGCAGCTTTAATTGTTTCTGAAAAGAGAGGGGAAATTGGCCGGGCTATTATGCATGACTTAGGCCGTGGAGTTACCTATTTACAAGGAATAGGCGGATATACAGGGGAACAAAAAGGAATGCTCATGGTTGTCTTCAGCAGAAATGAGCAGCCCAATATTATCCAAATAGTTTCCGGGACAGATCCCAAAGCTTTTGTAATAGTGGCCAACGTCCACGAAGCTTTAGGGGAAGGATTTAAAAGTTTTAGTTAA
- a CDS encoding 4Fe-4S binding protein: MAYKITDSCIACGDCIAVCPKEAIDNGLTNFKQGWIYNSFNICKDCNECGKCLYVCPVNAISK, from the coding sequence ATGGCTTATAAAATTACAGATAGTTGTATTGCTTGCGGAGATTGTATCGCAGTTTGTCCAAAAGAGGCAATCGATAACGGTTTAACTAACTTTAAGCAAGGGTGGATTTATAATTCCTTCAATATATGTAAAGACTGCAATGAATGTGGAAAATGCCTTTATGTTTGTCCCGTTAATGCCATCAGCAAATGA
- a CDS encoding YitT family protein, whose protein sequence is MWRNIRDFLGITLGTFLTALGLVVFLIPNKIAGGGVSGFSTILYYLFHFKVGITMLVLNIPLFLFGLKELGFSVGLKTLYGTIMLSVLVDILALFIKIPTHDLLLAAIYGGICYGLGIGIVFKFGGTTGGTDLAARILNKYLKISVGESLFVIDAAVITLAAVVFSVERALYGFLVLLITSKIIDLVQEGRGYAKAALIISGKSSQITEKVMKDLGRGVTFVQGKGAYTGSTRDLLIVIINRSEVSRLKELVAKIDPGAFVVIANVNEALGQGFKDFA, encoded by the coding sequence GTGTGGAGAAATATTCGTGATTTTTTAGGAATAACCCTAGGTACATTTTTAACAGCCCTAGGTTTAGTGGTTTTTTTAATACCTAATAAAATTGCCGGTGGTGGAGTAAGCGGTTTTTCAACTATACTTTATTATCTGTTCCATTTTAAAGTTGGGATTACTATGCTTGTGCTCAATATACCTTTATTTTTATTTGGGCTGAAGGAGCTGGGATTTTCTGTCGGCCTGAAAACCCTTTATGGAACCATCATGTTATCTGTTTTAGTTGATATTTTAGCTTTATTTATCAAAATTCCTACTCACGATTTACTCTTAGCAGCTATTTATGGAGGTATCTGTTATGGTTTAGGCATTGGCATTGTTTTTAAGTTCGGGGGAACAACAGGTGGAACAGATTTAGCCGCCCGAATTTTAAATAAGTATTTAAAAATCAGCGTTGGGGAAAGTCTTTTTGTCATTGATGCTGCCGTCATAACTTTAGCGGCCGTTGTTTTTAGCGTAGAACGTGCTTTATATGGGTTTTTAGTACTGCTGATTACTTCCAAAATAATTGATTTAGTCCAGGAAGGCAGGGGCTATGCTAAAGCTGCTTTAATTATTTCGGGGAAAAGTTCCCAAATTACGGAAAAAGTTATGAAGGATTTAGGTAGGGGAGTTACCTTTGTCCAGGGGAAAGGTGCTTATACAGGCTCGACTAGGGATTTACTAATAGTTATAATCAATCGTTCCGAAGTCAGCAGGTTAAAAGAGCTAGTTGCTAAGATTGACCCAGGGGCTTTTGTGGTCATTGCCAATGTCAATGAAGCTTTAGGGCAAGGTTTTAAAGATTTTGCTTGA
- a CDS encoding transketolase has product MNQELIKDLETKAKNIRRDIISMIGEAGSGHPGGSLSGADIVAALYFHVLKIDPKKPDWAERDRFVLSKGHAAPLLYAALAEKGYFPKEDLLTLRKLGSKLQGHPDLRKVPGVEMSTGSLGQGFSAAVGMALAAKLDRKSSKVYVLLGDGETQEGIVWEAAMAAAHYKLNNLIAFVDHNGLQIDGFCEDIMGVDPMHEKWQSFGWYVLNIDGHNMEEIIHAVREAQQVQVKPVAIIAKTVKGKGVSFMENQVGWHGVAPKPEEIQKALQELS; this is encoded by the coding sequence ATGAATCAAGAGTTAATTAAAGACTTAGAAACTAAAGCTAAAAATATACGCAGAGATATTATTAGCATGATAGGTGAGGCAGGGTCAGGCCATCCAGGTGGTTCCCTTTCGGGGGCAGATATTGTAGCTGCCCTATATTTTCACGTTCTTAAAATAGACCCGAAAAAACCTGACTGGGCGGAGCGGGACCGTTTCGTCTTATCCAAGGGACATGCTGCTCCTCTTTTATATGCGGCTTTAGCTGAAAAGGGATATTTTCCTAAAGAGGATTTACTTACTCTCCGCAAGTTAGGCAGCAAATTGCAGGGGCATCCCGATTTGCGCAAAGTTCCTGGAGTGGAAATGTCTACAGGATCCTTGGGACAAGGTTTTTCCGCAGCTGTGGGAATGGCTTTGGCGGCGAAATTAGACCGGAAAAGTTCTAAAGTATATGTTTTACTTGGAGATGGAGAAACCCAAGAAGGTATTGTCTGGGAGGCTGCTATGGCTGCTGCCCATTATAAATTAAATAATTTAATTGCTTTTGTGGACCATAATGGCTTACAAATCGACGGCTTTTGCGAAGATATAATGGGAGTTGACCCTATGCATGAAAAATGGCAGTCCTTTGGCTGGTATGTACTCAATATTGACGGTCATAACATGGAAGAGATTATCCACGCAGTTAGGGAAGCTCAGCAAGTTCAGGTCAAGCCTGTAGCTATAATTGCTAAAACTGTAAAAGGCAAAGGAGTTTCCTTTATGGAAAATCAGGTGGGCTGGCATGGCGTAGCTCCTAAACCTGAAGAGATCCAAAAGGCATTGCAAGAATTAAGTTAA
- a CDS encoding transketolase family protein: MTKIATREAYGKALVRLGEENENIVVLDADLAKSTKTIDFAKTYPERFFDMGIAEQNMLGTAAGLSLGGRIPFASSFAMFATGRAFEIIRNSIAYPKLNVKIAATHAGITVGEDGASHQAIEDIALMRSIPNMTVLVPADGIETEQAVRAAAYYQGPVYIRLGRSGVPVIYDDQYTFAIGKANVLKEGADVTILATGIMVSLALEAAEALQKEGVAAEVINVSTIKPLDAATILQSLQKTKAAVTAEEHSIIGGLGSAVAELSAENFPVPLVRVGVKDVFGESGKPAELLEKYGLTAQGIKEAVAKVLKKA, from the coding sequence ATGACGAAAATTGCGACTCGTGAAGCCTACGGCAAGGCACTAGTACGTTTAGGTGAGGAAAATGAAAATATTGTAGTTTTAGATGCAGATTTAGCCAAGTCAACGAAAACCATAGATTTTGCTAAAACATATCCGGAACGATTCTTTGATATGGGAATTGCTGAGCAAAATATGCTAGGCACGGCAGCTGGTTTATCCTTAGGCGGGAGAATACCTTTTGCCAGTTCTTTTGCCATGTTTGCTACAGGCAGGGCTTTTGAAATTATCCGCAATTCCATTGCTTATCCAAAACTCAATGTCAAAATTGCTGCAACTCATGCAGGTATTACTGTAGGGGAAGATGGGGCTTCCCACCAAGCCATTGAAGATATCGCTCTTATGCGCTCTATTCCCAATATGACTGTACTTGTTCCAGCAGATGGAATAGAAACGGAGCAAGCAGTAAGGGCAGCTGCCTACTATCAAGGACCGGTTTACATTCGCCTTGGCCGTTCAGGAGTACCAGTGATTTACGATGATCAGTACACATTTGCTATTGGGAAAGCAAATGTGCTAAAGGAAGGTGCTGATGTGACTATATTGGCCACAGGTATTATGGTCAGCTTAGCTTTAGAAGCAGCCGAAGCTTTGCAGAAAGAAGGGGTAGCAGCAGAAGTAATTAATGTTTCTACCATTAAGCCTTTAGATGCTGCCACTATTTTGCAATCCCTGCAAAAAACCAAGGCTGCTGTAACAGCTGAAGAACATAGTATTATTGGAGGCTTAGGTTCTGCTGTTGCTGAACTTAGTGCAGAAAACTTCCCTGTTCCCCTAGTTAGAGTTGGGGTGAAAGATGTTTTTGGGGAATCTGGCAAGCCGGCAGAACTTTTGGAGAAATATGGCTTAACAGCTCAAGGTATCAAAGAGGCAGTAGCAAAGGTGTTGAAAAAAGCATAA
- the ftsE gene encoding cell division ATP-binding protein FtsE, whose amino-acid sequence MIQLLNVTKIYSNGVQALNDINMTIEKGEFAFLVGPSGAGKSTLLKLLLREEVPTKGQILINGRSTVRFNRGEIAGLRRSLGVVFQDFRLLTERTVFENVAFAMQVLEHSKREIRRRVPMVLELVGLEGKSSYFPHQLSGGEQQRVAIARAIVNGPKILIADEPTGNLDPDTSWGIMDLLQSINFRGTTVVMATHDRPIVDKMRKRVIALERGQVIRDEERGFYGYES is encoded by the coding sequence TTGATTCAATTGCTTAATGTAACAAAAATTTACTCCAATGGCGTTCAGGCGCTGAATGATATAAATATGACTATTGAAAAAGGTGAATTTGCATTTTTAGTGGGTCCCAGCGGAGCTGGAAAATCTACTTTGCTGAAGCTTTTGCTGCGTGAGGAAGTTCCCACTAAAGGGCAGATTTTAATCAACGGGAGAAGCACCGTTCGTTTCAACAGAGGAGAAATTGCCGGATTGCGGAGGAGCTTAGGGGTGGTTTTTCAAGATTTCCGCTTGCTGACGGAGCGGACTGTCTTTGAAAATGTTGCCTTTGCCATGCAAGTTTTAGAACATTCCAAAAGGGAAATCAGACGGAGAGTACCAATGGTTTTAGAGTTAGTAGGTTTAGAGGGGAAAAGTTCCTATTTTCCTCACCAGCTCTCCGGCGGTGAACAACAGAGAGTAGCAATTGCCCGAGCCATTGTCAACGGACCCAAGATTTTAATTGCTGATGAGCCTACGGGGAATTTAGATCCGGATACTTCTTGGGGTATTATGGATTTGCTGCAAAGTATTAATTTTAGAGGAACCACTGTGGTCATGGCTACCCATGATCGGCCTATAGTTGATAAAATGCGTAAAAGAGTCATAGCTTTAGAACGGGGCCAGGTTATTCGGGATGAAGAAAGAGGGTTTTACGGCTATGAAAGTTAG
- the ftsX gene encoding permease-like cell division protein FtsX, translating into MKVRTVGFFFKQAFLSLCRNKWMSAAAIATVAICLFIVGIFTLLVLNANYIAGHLESNVEIVAFMERDATRTEVLSVAQQIQNISGVAQVKLVPKEEGLARLNQRFGQEHNLLSALGGSNPLPDYYEVKVKSPEDIKKAAQTLEQITYVQKVKYGQGAIEKLFKVIHWVRLIGLGVVLLLSVGSIFLISTTIRLTVFARRKEINIMKYVGATDWFIRWPFFLEGMALGFIGALLAIGVLYLTYDLLISNLRYSISFIPLIMDPGIIFKIVASLLAIGTLVGALGSLISVRRFLQV; encoded by the coding sequence ATGAAAGTTAGAACTGTGGGATTTTTTTTTAAGCAAGCTTTTCTTTCCTTATGCCGTAATAAATGGATGAGTGCTGCGGCTATTGCTACAGTTGCTATTTGCCTTTTTATTGTAGGTATCTTTACTTTATTAGTCTTAAATGCCAATTATATTGCTGGTCATTTGGAATCTAATGTAGAAATTGTTGCTTTTATGGAACGGGATGCTACGCGCACTGAAGTACTAAGTGTGGCTCAGCAAATACAAAACATTTCTGGGGTAGCCCAGGTTAAATTAGTGCCTAAAGAAGAAGGGTTGGCTCGTTTAAATCAAAGATTTGGCCAAGAGCATAATTTATTATCAGCTTTAGGCGGCTCCAACCCATTGCCAGATTATTATGAGGTAAAAGTTAAAAGCCCTGAAGATATCAAAAAAGCAGCTCAAACTTTGGAGCAGATAACCTATGTGCAAAAAGTAAAATATGGCCAAGGGGCTATTGAAAAATTATTTAAGGTGATTCATTGGGTTAGATTAATCGGCTTAGGAGTGGTATTGCTGCTCTCTGTTGGTTCAATCTTCCTAATTTCAACTACTATCCGGCTCACAGTATTTGCTAGACGAAAAGAAATTAATATTATGAAGTACGTAGGGGCAACAGATTGGTTTATTAGATGGCCGTTTTTTTTAGAAGGCATGGCTTTAGGTTTCATTGGGGCTTTGTTAGCCATCGGTGTATTATATCTAACCTACGATTTATTAATTAGCAATTTAAGATATAGCATTTCTTTCATACCTTTAATTATGGATCCAGGGATAATCTTTAAGATTGTAGCTTCTCTACTGGCCATCGGTACTTTAGTAGGAGCCTTAGGAAGTTTAATTTCTGTACGGCGCTTCCTGCAGGTTTAG
- a CDS encoding peptidoglycan DD-metalloendopeptidase family protein, which yields MRRKGELGKKALIVVLTCLLTGLSILPVYGTQLDELRKKQQSSIQEISQYKKLIKSQKNQLYSLANEIEKLDVSIGAIEDDIKGLHEQLAAAQNKVADAQVKLKKSEAALQKRNEIFANRLVEIYENGDVSFLEVLMSSTDITDFLVRFELFSKLAEQDMTTLKAIERERANIVAYQNVLIEEKNKIAALKQQAEVEQQKLEERKDVKEELQAKIESDKAEAEKALAEEEKASREVAQKIREIQARLRASRYSGGSQQNNFTYSGGRLAWPLPGYSRISSDYGYRIHPVLKNRKKHTGIDIPAPTGAKVIAAEDGTVIFVGRLGAYGNAVIIQHTDSLTTMYPHLSAYIVSEGEKVKRGQQVGRVGSTGLSTGPHLHFEVRVNGDDVNPWSYLR from the coding sequence TTGAGGAGAAAAGGAGAATTAGGCAAAAAAGCTTTAATTGTAGTTCTGACTTGTCTGTTGACGGGTCTGAGCATTCTTCCGGTTTACGGGACACAACTTGACGAACTGCGTAAAAAACAGCAAAGTTCTATTCAGGAAATCAGCCAATACAAGAAGTTAATTAAGAGTCAAAAGAATCAGTTGTATAGTTTGGCCAATGAGATTGAAAAATTAGATGTTTCTATTGGGGCAATTGAAGATGATATTAAGGGACTTCATGAACAGCTTGCAGCTGCCCAAAATAAAGTTGCTGATGCACAAGTAAAATTAAAAAAATCCGAGGCAGCTTTGCAAAAAAGAAACGAAATTTTTGCTAATCGACTTGTAGAAATCTACGAAAATGGGGATGTTAGTTTCTTAGAGGTATTAATGTCATCTACTGATATTACGGACTTTTTAGTGCGTTTTGAGCTTTTTTCCAAATTGGCTGAACAAGATATGACAACTTTAAAAGCAATTGAGAGAGAAAGGGCTAATATTGTTGCGTACCAAAATGTTTTAATCGAGGAAAAAAACAAAATTGCTGCCTTAAAACAGCAGGCAGAAGTAGAACAACAAAAATTAGAAGAGCGCAAGGATGTTAAAGAAGAGCTGCAAGCTAAAATAGAATCAGATAAGGCAGAAGCTGAAAAAGCATTGGCCGAGGAAGAGAAAGCTTCCCGGGAGGTGGCCCAAAAAATCCGGGAAATTCAGGCACGTTTAAGAGCAAGCAGATATTCAGGAGGTTCCCAACAAAATAACTTTACTTACTCAGGAGGAAGGCTAGCTTGGCCTTTGCCTGGCTATAGCCGTATTTCTTCCGATTACGGTTATCGCATTCATCCTGTTTTAAAAAACAGAAAGAAACATACTGGTATTGATATTCCAGCTCCAACTGGTGCCAAAGTAATTGCAGCTGAAGACGGTACAGTAATATTTGTAGGCCGTTTAGGAGCCTATGGAAATGCAGTCATTATTCAGCATACAGATAGCTTAACAACCATGTATCCTCACTTATCTGCCTATATTGTTTCCGAAGGAGAGAAGGTAAAAAGAGGTCAGCAGGTTGGTAGAGTTGGCAGCACCGGGTTAAGTACCGGACCTCACTTACACTTTGAAGTTAGAGTCAATGGTGACGATGTAAACCCTTGGAGCTACCTGCGTTAA
- a CDS encoding S41 family peptidase, with amino-acid sequence MEQRKTVLKKIITIYAVFSILVTTFLGIALLTNLNNISQVIKVVTLIKTKALQPLNDEKLATGAAVGMVEALKDPYSTYLDPELFKSLTEHITGSYGGVGLLVTMEQENRLVVVSPFKGTPAHQAGIMSGDWIVKIDDQDTTQMPLDKAASLMQGKPDTKVKLSVQREGQEGVKDYELTRKIIQIPSVEGQMLKENSDIAYVSITQFSERTGQELTNVLNDLGKNRYKGIILDLRNNPGGLLPAALEVASIFVPKGPIVHIVGKNDSETYKAPGGYLQVPLAVLVNKGSASASEIVSGAIKDTKSGILVGERTFGKGLVQTVFELGGGAAVKLTTAKYLTPNKIDINKKGIEPNIKVALPQSLEREALLNAPNEDKDPQLKKAIEALHAQLQ; translated from the coding sequence TTGGAACAGAGAAAAACAGTCTTGAAAAAAATCATTACCATATACGCAGTTTTTAGTATTCTAGTAACTACATTTTTAGGCATAGCCCTTTTGACTAATCTGAATAATATTAGTCAAGTAATTAAAGTAGTTACTTTAATCAAAACAAAGGCACTGCAGCCCCTAAATGATGAAAAGCTGGCAACAGGGGCAGCCGTTGGCATGGTAGAGGCCTTGAAAGACCCTTATTCTACGTATTTAGACCCCGAATTATTTAAGAGCTTAACGGAACATATTACAGGCAGCTACGGCGGCGTAGGTCTTTTGGTCACAATGGAGCAAGAAAACCGTTTAGTTGTTGTATCACCTTTTAAAGGAACTCCCGCTCATCAAGCGGGAATAATGAGCGGCGACTGGATTGTGAAAATTGACGATCAGGATACAACCCAAATGCCTTTGGATAAAGCGGCTAGCCTTATGCAGGGTAAGCCAGATACAAAGGTTAAATTATCTGTCCAGCGTGAAGGCCAAGAGGGTGTTAAAGATTATGAACTAACTCGTAAAATTATCCAAATTCCATCTGTGGAAGGACAGATGCTAAAGGAGAATTCGGATATTGCCTACGTAAGTATTACCCAGTTTAGTGAACGTACCGGACAGGAGCTGACTAATGTCTTAAATGATTTAGGCAAAAATAGATATAAAGGAATTATTTTAGATTTACGTAATAACCCTGGGGGATTATTGCCGGCTGCTTTAGAAGTAGCATCAATTTTTGTGCCCAAAGGGCCAATTGTACATATTGTGGGTAAAAATGATTCTGAGACTTATAAGGCTCCCGGTGGCTATTTACAAGTACCCTTAGCCGTCTTAGTTAACAAAGGCAGTGCCAGTGCTTCGGAAATTGTATCAGGAGCTATTAAGGATACAAAGTCAGGTATTTTAGTAGGAGAAAGAACCTTTGGAAAAGGACTGGTGCAAACAGTCTTTGAATTAGGCGGAGGAGCAGCTGTTAAGTTAACAACGGCTAAATACCTTACTCCTAATAAGATCGATATTAACAAAAAAGGAATTGAGCCTAATATTAAAGTTGCGTTGCCTCAATCTTTGGAAAGGGAAGCATTGTTAAATGCACCTAACGAAGACAAAGATCCCCAGCTGAAAAAAGCTATTGAAGCTCTACATGCCCAGCTTCAATAA
- a CDS encoding DUF502 domain-containing protein, producing the protein MKKLFRHLLSGLALVVPFFLTIYIAYLVFKIGDAAFGNLLRRFLPIYIPGLGFILLVIFLIIVGFLGNRIIIKALFNFIDKIFSKLPLLGMVYQTIKTTIQNILGEKKALDNPVYISLGMGKIIGFKTNEIVLNGEKLAVVYVPLSLQMAGHLVYIPLDLVHPCELPSEEVFQLILSAGISR; encoded by the coding sequence ATGAAGAAATTATTTCGTCATTTACTTTCCGGTTTAGCACTGGTGGTTCCATTTTTTCTAACTATTTATATTGCCTATCTTGTTTTTAAAATTGGCGATGCTGCCTTTGGTAATTTACTGCGCCGCTTCTTACCCATTTATATACCTGGGTTAGGTTTTATCTTGCTGGTTATTTTCCTGATTATTGTTGGTTTCCTGGGGAACCGGATTATTATCAAAGCACTTTTTAACTTTATCGACAAGATTTTTTCCAAGCTGCCCCTTTTAGGCATGGTTTATCAAACAATTAAAACTACGATTCAAAACATTTTAGGTGAAAAAAAGGCCTTGGACAATCCTGTTTATATAAGTTTAGGCATGGGAAAAATAATTGGTTTTAAAACAAATGAAATTGTCTTAAACGGAGAAAAGCTGGCTGTTGTTTATGTACCTTTATCTTTACAAATGGCAGGCCATTTGGTGTACATACCATTAGATTTAGTTCATCCCTGTGAACTTCCCTCGGAAGAAGTCTTCCAGTTAATTTTAAGTGCAGGCATTTCCAGATAA